A stretch of Cicer arietinum cultivar CDC Frontier isolate Library 1 chromosome 5, Cicar.CDCFrontier_v2.0, whole genome shotgun sequence DNA encodes these proteins:
- the LOC101510158 gene encoding zinc finger CCCH domain-containing protein 30-like, which translates to MCGGPEKSKSLSTSSSSSPSAVEGSNNVKDMKNLTVHTDDSFSSLLELASNNDFEEFKVALDSSASLINEVGFWYVRQNGSKQIVLEHRTPLMVAASYGSIDILKLILSCPEADVNFSCGTDKSTALHCAASGGSVNAIDAVKLLLSAGAEINCVDANGNRPVDVIVFPPKLEGVKIILGELLSDSTSDGSVDDCSLPVSIDSSSPGSAAPSSSIENGYPTSPVALKFTDPAVNSTPEKREYPIDPSLPDIKNSIYATDEFRMFSFKVRPCSRAYSHDWTECPFVHPGENARRRDPRKFHYSCVPCPDFRKGACRRGDMCEYAHGVFECWLHPAQYRTRLCKDGTSCNRRVCFFAHIAEELRPLYVSTGSAVPSPRSSASAPNVMDMAAAMSLFPGSPSSMSSMSPSPFAQPISPSANGISHSNNAWPQPNVPALHLPGSNIQTSRLRSSLSARDMPLEDFHNMLQDFDGQQHILNDMGCFSQPRPGAISVSRPGRSKILTPSNLDDLFCAEISSSPRYSDPAPASVFSPTHKSAVFNQFQQLQSSLSPINTNVMSPKNAEHPLFHQASYGVSSPGRMSPRSMEPLSPMSARMSAFAHREIQQQQLRSLSSRELGANNSVSVVGSPVNSWSKWGSPNGKADWSVNGNEFGRSQRSTSFEHGNNGEEPDLSWVQSLVKESPPEIKEKLAGSGPIASAEMNSNPQVDSIDHSVLGAWLEQMQLDQLVV; encoded by the coding sequence ATGTGTGGTGGTCCTGAGAAATCTAAATCTCTTTCAACTTCATCGTCTTCATCTCCATCTGCTGTAGAAGGTTCAAATAACGTCAAAGACATGAAAAATCTAACGGTTCATACTGATGATTCTTTTTCCAGCTTACTTGAACTTGCTTCTAACAACGATTTTGAGGAATTTAAGGTAGCTTTAGATAGTAGCGCTTCTCTGATAAATGAGGTTGGCTTCTGGTATGTCCGACAAAATGGATCCAAACaaattgttcttgagcacagaACCCCTTTAATGGTGGCTGCTTCCTATGGGAGTATTGATATTCTAAAGCTTATACTCTCATGTCCAGAGGCTGATGTAAATTTCTCCTGTGGCACCGATAAAAGCACTGCTCTTCACTGTGCTGCTTCAGGTGGTTCTGTTAATGCAATTGATGCGGTAAAGCTGCTTTTATCAGCTGGTGCTGAAATCAATTGTGTGGATGCTAATGGGAACCGTCCAGTTGATGTTATTGTTTTTCCTCCTAAGCTTGAAGGTGTGAAAATAATTCTTGGAGAACTCCTCTCAGATAGTACTTCTGATGGGTCTGTTGATGATTGTTCTCTTCCAGTATCTATTGATTCATCAAGTCCTGGTTCAGCTGCCCCTTCGTCATCAATTGAAAATGGATATCCAACGTCTCCGGTGGCTCTGAAGTTTACCGACCCAGCTGTTAATTCTACACCAGAAAAGAGAGAATATCCAATTGATCCATCACTTCCTGATATAAAAAATAGCATATATGCCACAGATGAGTTTCGCATGTTTTCGTTCAAGGTTCGTCCTTGTTCTCGTGCATATTCTCATGATTGGACTGAGTGTCCGTTTGTTCATCCTGGAGAGAATGCTCGAAGGAGAGACCCTAGAAAGTTCCATTACAGCTGTGTGCCATGCCCTGATTTTAGAAAAGGGGCTTGCAGACGTGGGGATATGTGTGAATATGCTCACGGAGTATTTGAGTGCTGGCTACACCCAGCTCAGTATCGGACAAGGCTCTGCAAAGACGGTACAAGCTGTAACCGAAGGGTGTGCTTTTTTGCTCACATAGCTGAAGAGCTGCGTCCATTGTATGTCTCCACTGGATCTGCTGTCCCTTCACCAAGATCATCTGCCTCTGCTCCCAATGTCATGGACATGGCTGCTGCAATGAGTCTTTTCCCTGGTTCCCCATCATCAATGTCTTCCATGTCTCCATCTCCATTTGCACAGCCCATATCTCCATCTGCAAATGGCATCTCTCACTCAAATAACGCGTGGCCACAGCCAAATGTTCCAGCTCTTCATTTACCAGGAAGTAATATTCAAACTAGTCGTTTGAGATCTTCTCTTAGTGCCCGTGATATGCCACTTGAAGACTTCCACAATATGCTACAAGACTTTGACGGTCAGCAGCACATATTAAATGACATGGGCTGTTTCTCACAGCCCCGTCCAGGTGCTATTTCAGTGAGTCGACCTGGTCGGTCTAAAATACTAACTCCGTCAAATCTTGACGATCTATTTTGTGCTGAAATTTCTTCGTCTCCTCGGTATTCTGATCCAGCACCAGCCTCTGTATTTTCCCCAACACACAAATCAGCTGTTTTCAACCAGTTTCAACAGCTCCAAAGTTCGTTGTCACCCATAAATACAAATGTCATGTCTCCTAAGAATGCTGAGCATCCTCTATTCCACCAGGCTTCATACGGTGTCTCTTCTCCTGGAAGGATGTCACCAAGAAGTATGGAACCCCTCTCTCCAATGAGTGCTCGAATGTCAGCATTTGCTCATCGTGAGATACAGCAGCAACAGCTGCGGAGCCTTAGTTCAAGAGAACTTGGTGCTAACAATTCTGTCTCAGTTGTTGGGTCCCCTGTGAACTCCTGGTCTAAATGGGGATCCCCTAATGGAAAAGCAGATTGGTCTGTAAATGGAAATGAGTTTGGTCGATCACAAAGATCCACCTCTTTTGAGCATGGAAACAATGGGGAAGAGCCTGATCTATCTTGGGTTCAATCCCTTGTCAAGGAATCCCCACCTGAGATAAAAGAGAAGCTAGCAGGTTCTGGCCCTATTGCATCAGCTGAGATGAATTCAAATCCTCAAGTAGATTCTATTGATCATTCGGTTTTAGGAGCTTGGCTCGAGCAAATGCAGCTGGATCAACTTGTAGTCTAG